A DNA window from Cobetia marina contains the following coding sequences:
- a CDS encoding capsular polysaccharide biosynthesis protein, producing MLGAIKKHGWWLFMQSRCAFLADSPNRRKPPTCGASRQTLCFSRGILRQPHLEAFIPELLPLKKAGVSASLGAPCRSPACHPPSCRPKNAAATPPATGKNVRKSPLFACLPRQKTTPIKATSSPSIFGFSSTKNANVCSIFRTESSAVVGWGHKATAAQARAYARRHALPYIALEDGFVRSLTLASAGYPAMSMVVDHQGIYYDARQPSDLEQLILEAPERQDEALLMRARTAMQRLRHQRLSKYNHAPERQLPARTKARRVLVVDQTSGDASIEGGMATQATFLAMLREACAEPEAEVWVKTHPDVIAGKKQGYLVEEARRLGCTLLSDDINPWSLFEQVDAVHVVTSQLGFEALLAGLTVTCHGLPFYAGWGLTEDRQACERRGESRRLEQVFAAAYLEYSRYANPYTGERASLEEVLQLLADQKRVASRMAGQWQGLEFSGWKQKFIGFFLGPWSELRFEKHPERALERLTQPTASALPQKVLSWAGRTPPERQEKVRSAGGELWMMEDGFLRSVGLGVDLTRPLSLIVDDKAMHFDAQRASTLEDWLEHHALDDAELARARRLRERIIALGLSKYNAEHDALPDLRALAGEREIVLVVGQVESDASIRHACPGIKTHRELLEAARELHPDAYMIYKPHPDVVSGGRRGEMSGENTPEDLVLTSGDICQLLEQVDHVHTLCSLAGFEALLRGVEVTTHGLPFYAGWGLTHDRVSCERRTRRLSLDALVAGALIEYPLYVDPVYGHHCNAETVVTILEQQRTMLRNGTRKITLPWKTRLYRGYRALFIGRH from the coding sequence ATGCTGGGCGCAATCAAAAAACACGGATGGTGGCTTTTCATGCAGTCTCGCTGCGCCTTTCTCGCTGACTCCCCTAATCGCCGGAAACCCCCGACATGCGGGGCCTCCCGGCAGACACTGTGCTTCTCGCGTGGAATCCTGCGCCAGCCTCACCTTGAGGCTTTCATTCCGGAGCTGTTGCCACTGAAGAAGGCCGGTGTCTCGGCATCTCTCGGTGCGCCATGCCGTTCGCCGGCATGCCACCCCCCCTCGTGTCGCCCGAAAAACGCCGCTGCCACCCCACCTGCGACCGGCAAAAATGTAAGAAAATCACCACTTTTTGCATGTTTACCTCGCCAGAAAACAACGCCCATCAAGGCCACTTCCTCCCCTTCGATATTCGGCTTTAGTAGTACAAAAAATGCTAATGTATGCAGTATTTTCCGCACTGAATCCAGCGCTGTCGTCGGATGGGGACACAAGGCAACGGCGGCTCAGGCGCGCGCGTATGCCCGGCGACATGCGCTGCCCTATATCGCATTGGAAGATGGCTTCGTGCGCTCACTCACGCTGGCAAGTGCAGGCTACCCCGCCATGTCGATGGTGGTGGATCATCAGGGCATCTATTACGACGCCCGCCAGCCGAGTGACCTGGAGCAGCTGATTCTTGAGGCGCCTGAGCGTCAGGACGAGGCGCTTCTGATGCGTGCCCGCACTGCCATGCAGCGTCTTCGCCACCAGCGCCTGAGCAAGTACAACCATGCGCCGGAGCGACAGCTGCCCGCCAGGACGAAGGCGCGGCGTGTGCTGGTGGTAGACCAGACATCTGGCGATGCCTCGATAGAAGGCGGCATGGCTACGCAGGCGACCTTTCTCGCCATGTTGAGAGAGGCATGCGCCGAGCCGGAGGCCGAGGTGTGGGTGAAGACGCATCCGGATGTGATCGCCGGCAAGAAGCAGGGCTATCTGGTGGAAGAGGCGCGCCGACTGGGGTGTACCCTGCTCAGCGACGACATCAATCCCTGGTCACTGTTCGAGCAGGTGGACGCCGTGCATGTGGTGACCAGCCAGCTGGGCTTCGAGGCACTGCTGGCCGGCTTGACGGTGACCTGTCATGGCCTGCCCTTCTATGCCGGCTGGGGGCTGACCGAGGATCGCCAGGCGTGCGAGCGCCGCGGCGAATCACGCCGTCTGGAACAGGTCTTCGCCGCGGCGTACCTCGAGTATTCACGCTATGCCAACCCCTACACCGGGGAGCGCGCTTCGCTGGAGGAGGTCCTTCAGCTGCTGGCAGACCAGAAACGAGTCGCTTCACGCATGGCAGGACAGTGGCAAGGGCTGGAGTTTTCCGGATGGAAACAGAAGTTCATCGGCTTCTTCCTGGGGCCATGGTCGGAACTTCGCTTCGAGAAGCATCCTGAACGCGCACTGGAGCGTCTCACTCAGCCGACTGCCTCCGCATTGCCACAGAAGGTCCTGAGCTGGGCTGGCCGCACGCCCCCCGAGCGCCAGGAGAAGGTCAGATCAGCCGGCGGCGAGCTCTGGATGATGGAAGACGGCTTCCTGCGCTCCGTCGGCCTGGGAGTGGACCTCACCCGCCCCCTGTCGCTGATCGTCGACGACAAGGCGATGCATTTCGATGCCCAGCGTGCCAGCACGCTGGAGGACTGGCTTGAGCACCACGCGCTTGACGACGCCGAACTTGCGCGGGCGCGTCGTCTACGGGAGCGCATCATTGCGCTGGGGCTGAGCAAGTACAATGCAGAACATGACGCCCTGCCGGACCTGCGGGCCCTGGCCGGCGAGCGCGAGATCGTGCTGGTGGTCGGCCAGGTGGAGTCGGACGCCTCGATCCGTCATGCCTGCCCGGGCATCAAGACCCACCGTGAGCTGCTGGAAGCGGCGCGGGAATTGCATCCTGATGCCTACATGATCTACAAACCGCACCCTGACGTTGTCTCTGGTGGTCGGCGCGGGGAGATGTCCGGCGAGAACACGCCAGAGGACCTGGTGTTGACCTCAGGCGATATCTGCCAGCTGCTCGAACAGGTCGATCATGTCCACACGCTGTGTTCCCTGGCGGGCTTCGAGGCACTGTTGCGCGGAGTGGAAGTCACGACCCACGGGCTGCCTTTCTATGCCGGCTGGGGGCTGACCCATGATCGCGTCAGCTGTGAACGTCGCACACGGCGCCTGAGTCTTGATGCGCTGGTGGCGGGTGCCCTGATCGAGTACCCGCTGTACGTGGACCCGGTGTACGGGCATCACTGTAACGCCGAGACGGTTGTCACGATTCTGGAACAACAACGCACCATGCTGAGAAATGGCACCCGCAAGATCACCCTGCCTTGGAAAACAAGGCTCTACCGCGGCTATCGTGCGCTATTCATTGGAAGGCACTGA
- a CDS encoding capsule biosynthesis protein yields the protein MQQGSLALPNHHSPLSGGSEARGLASLQPLFKLSEDIGVMHPTTQDTPSSLLTPPSVARRIPGGGQRRVFLLLQGVCSPFFLHLAHKLKQDGHEVIKVNFNSGDSFYWRHDKAYAYRGRSEDLGEWIAELWRRHHVTDQVLFGDRRPVHRDAVLKAEYFGIRTHVFEEGYFRPFWVTLEREGVNGHSLLPRDPDWFREAGRQLDDAPTPQRFKASFWERARHDMTYHLAGAANPLLFPRYRPHSINAAEEYCGYATRLPLMRWYKRRDAGRIEQLMNSGAPFYLLPLQLNTDAQIRHHSRFSNMQEVIQRVMKSFALNAPRGARLVIKNHPLDMGLVDYPKLIRELERRYDVIGRIVYLESGNLETLLQHAKGMITVNSTTGNVALQYRCPTYCMGDPIFNLPGLTFQGSLHEFWTQGEKPDTTLFRSFRNTVIHTVQLNGGFYCKPGMQLAVTGASKILCAERSPLEQMLSRC from the coding sequence ATGCAACAAGGAAGTCTGGCGTTGCCGAATCATCATTCTCCCCTGTCGGGCGGCTCTGAAGCGCGCGGCCTGGCATCGCTGCAGCCGCTGTTCAAGCTGTCGGAAGATATCGGGGTGATGCATCCGACCACGCAGGACACACCTTCCTCTCTGCTGACTCCTCCCTCTGTCGCGCGTCGCATTCCCGGTGGTGGACAGCGGCGTGTCTTCCTGCTGTTGCAAGGGGTCTGCTCGCCCTTCTTCCTGCATCTTGCCCACAAGCTGAAGCAGGACGGGCACGAGGTCATCAAGGTCAACTTCAACAGTGGCGACAGCTTCTACTGGCGCCACGACAAGGCCTACGCCTATCGCGGCCGGAGTGAAGACCTCGGCGAATGGATCGCCGAGCTGTGGCGCAGGCACCACGTCACGGATCAGGTGCTGTTCGGGGATCGTCGTCCCGTGCACCGGGATGCCGTGCTCAAGGCGGAATACTTCGGGATTCGCACCCATGTCTTCGAGGAAGGCTACTTCCGCCCCTTCTGGGTGACGCTGGAGCGCGAGGGGGTCAATGGCCACTCCCTGCTGCCGCGTGACCCCGACTGGTTCCGTGAGGCCGGTAGGCAACTGGACGACGCGCCCACGCCGCAGCGCTTCAAGGCCTCCTTCTGGGAGCGCGCCCGTCATGACATGACCTATCATCTGGCCGGTGCCGCCAATCCGCTGCTGTTCCCGCGCTATCGTCCGCACAGCATCAATGCCGCGGAGGAATACTGCGGCTATGCCACGCGCCTGCCGTTGATGCGCTGGTACAAGCGGCGGGATGCCGGACGCATCGAACAGCTGATGAACAGTGGCGCGCCCTTCTATCTGCTGCCGCTGCAGCTCAATACCGATGCCCAGATCCGTCATCATTCGCGCTTTTCCAACATGCAGGAAGTCATCCAGCGAGTGATGAAGAGCTTTGCCCTGAACGCTCCGCGCGGGGCGCGCCTGGTGATCAAGAACCACCCGCTCGACATGGGACTGGTGGATTACCCGAAGCTGATCCGAGAGCTCGAGCGCCGCTATGACGTGATCGGCCGCATCGTCTATCTGGAAAGCGGCAATCTCGAGACGCTGCTGCAGCATGCCAAGGGCATGATCACCGTCAACAGCACCACCGGCAATGTCGCGCTGCAGTATCGCTGCCCGACCTACTGCATGGGCGACCCGATCTTCAACCTGCCCGGCCTGACCTTCCAGGGCAGCCTGCACGAGTTCTGGACTCAGGGCGAGAAGCCGGACACCACGCTGTTTCGCAGCTTCCGCAACACCGTCATCCATACCGTGCAGCTCAATGGCGGCTTCTATTGCAAGCCGGGCATGCAGCTCGCGGTGACGGGAGCCTCGAAGATACTGTGTGCCGAGCGCTCACCGCTGGAGCAGATGTTGAGTCGCTGCTGA
- the cysQ gene encoding 3'(2'),5'-bisphosphate nucleotidase CysQ has protein sequence MIDTTAAGTPRAKLTALESIARKAGAAIMDIYESGDFTVDMKADDSPLTTADRAAHAVIVEGLKEMEAEFGATPILSEEDADIRWDVRSEWSRYWLVDPLDGTKEFIKRNGEFTVNIALIEQGVPTMGVVYAPAIETLYVGAQQSEGQAPIAEKQVGEGERQAISVAQVPGEQDSWRIVGSRTHQSDDFKAFVANFHACDIVAMGSSLKLCLVAEGAADLYPRLGPTCEWDTGAAHAVVEAAGGQVLNVETRQALRYNQHDSVLNPYFIVCARPAAPWA, from the coding sequence ATGATAGATACGACTGCGGCAGGTACCCCACGCGCGAAGTTGACCGCGCTAGAGTCGATTGCTCGCAAGGCCGGCGCCGCCATCATGGACATCTATGAGAGTGGCGACTTCACTGTCGACATGAAGGCGGATGACTCTCCGCTGACCACGGCAGACCGTGCGGCGCATGCCGTCATCGTCGAGGGCCTCAAGGAGATGGAGGCTGAGTTCGGCGCCACGCCGATCCTGTCCGAGGAAGATGCCGACATCCGCTGGGACGTGCGCAGCGAGTGGTCCCGTTACTGGCTGGTGGACCCGCTGGATGGCACCAAGGAATTCATCAAGCGCAATGGCGAATTCACCGTCAATATCGCGCTGATCGAGCAGGGCGTGCCGACGATGGGCGTCGTCTATGCCCCGGCCATCGAGACGCTTTATGTGGGTGCCCAGCAGAGTGAGGGCCAGGCGCCCATCGCCGAGAAGCAGGTCGGCGAGGGCGAGCGTCAGGCGATTTCCGTCGCTCAGGTGCCCGGTGAGCAGGACAGCTGGCGCATCGTCGGCAGCCGCACCCACCAGAGTGATGACTTCAAGGCCTTCGTCGCCAATTTCCATGCCTGTGACATCGTCGCCATGGGCAGCTCACTGAAGCTGTGCCTGGTGGCGGAAGGGGCGGCAGATCTTTACCCGCGTCTCGGCCCGACCTGTGAGTGGGATACCGGTGCGGCACATGCCGTCGTCGAGGCTGCCGGTGGGCAGGTGCTCAATGTCGAGACTCGCCAGGCGCTGCGCTACAACCAGCACGATAGCGTGCTGAATCCCTATTTCATCGTGTGCGCCAGACCGGCAGCCCCCTGGGCGTGA
- a CDS encoding SLC13 family permease, whose product MDAVITLVVTIGVLAGLIWNRWPAEWLMMAAAVLLILLGVISPTTFLSGFANPGIMTIGALFVVAAGVQETGALRWMLERLLGRPTSPSSALARLMPITSLLSAFLNNTPVVAQFIGLVQGWCARMKISPSRLLMPMSYAAILMLFTGYLLAVQARDSIDGGVLVVIAAALALGQAMPDSGAAQVVADQLMQFGDGLPFLVLVYITTTLFTEIITNNAAAVLMFPIAMTVSVQLKVSFMPYVIAIMYAASASFLTPPGCQGSLMVIGPGGYKASDFMRIGLSMSLIIGLLSVVLSPVIWPVAG is encoded by the coding sequence ATGGATGCTGTCATTACACTCGTCGTCACGATAGGTGTGCTGGCAGGACTGATCTGGAACCGCTGGCCCGCTGAGTGGCTGATGATGGCCGCCGCCGTGCTGCTGATCCTGCTGGGTGTCATTTCTCCTACCACCTTCCTGTCCGGTTTCGCCAATCCGGGGATCATGACCATCGGCGCACTCTTCGTGGTGGCGGCCGGGGTCCAGGAGACCGGCGCGCTGCGCTGGATGCTGGAGCGTCTGCTCGGGCGTCCCACCTCACCGTCTTCCGCATTGGCACGCCTGATGCCGATCACCTCGCTGTTGAGTGCCTTCCTCAACAATACTCCCGTGGTCGCACAGTTCATCGGTCTCGTTCAGGGCTGGTGCGCGCGCATGAAGATCTCTCCCTCCCGTCTGCTGATGCCGATGAGCTACGCCGCCATTCTGATGCTATTCACCGGCTACCTGCTTGCTGTCCAGGCGCGTGACAGCATCGATGGTGGCGTGTTGGTCGTGATCGCCGCCGCCCTCGCGCTGGGCCAGGCCATGCCCGATAGTGGTGCAGCCCAGGTCGTGGCTGACCAGTTGATGCAGTTCGGCGATGGCTTACCCTTCCTGGTGCTGGTCTACATCACCACGACGCTTTTCACCGAGATCATCACCAACAATGCCGCCGCCGTGCTCATGTTTCCGATCGCCATGACAGTGAGTGTGCAGTTGAAGGTCTCCTTTATGCCCTATGTGATTGCCATCATGTACGCGGCTTCGGCCAGCTTCCTCACGCCACCGGGGTGTCAGGGCAGCCTGATGGTGATAGGGCCCGGCGGCTACAAGGCGTCAGATTTCATGAGGATCGGGTTGTCGATGAGTCTCATCATCGGGTTGCTCTCCGTGGTTCTGAGTCCCGTAATCTGGCCCGTCGCGGGATAG
- a CDS encoding SDR family NAD(P)-dependent oxidoreductase: MTAMPPQQPDTQAPSARDNATTTEQREGKQAPDGAPQQSSRPATALRRVLITGATGEIGGALARAYAARGTTLILTGRKQRKLDAIAGECRALGAEVECTVLNLCDEETLFTWLDEVCAQGVPDIAIANAGMNTDIGPQGNGERWEDARRLLQTNVVGTFGMAHHLAMAMKARGSGQLVLLSSLAAWHGLALTPSYSGSKAAVKAYGEGLRSWLKPFGVGVTVVMPGYVTSPMCEAMPGPKPFEMPAEQAARRILKGAARNRARISFPFPLNFGCWWLSVLPAGISQRLLGWFNYTH, encoded by the coding sequence ATGACGGCAATGCCCCCGCAGCAGCCTGACACCCAGGCACCGTCCGCACGGGATAACGCAACGACCACCGAGCAGCGTGAAGGAAAGCAAGCTCCGGATGGCGCACCGCAGCAGAGTTCGCGTCCCGCCACTGCCCTGCGCCGCGTGCTGATCACGGGCGCGACCGGCGAGATAGGCGGTGCGCTCGCGCGTGCCTATGCCGCCCGGGGCACCACGCTGATCCTCACCGGTCGCAAGCAGCGCAAGCTGGATGCCATTGCCGGCGAATGCCGCGCACTGGGTGCCGAGGTGGAGTGCACGGTACTCAACCTGTGCGATGAAGAGACACTCTTCACCTGGCTGGATGAGGTCTGCGCACAGGGAGTGCCGGACATCGCCATCGCCAATGCCGGCATGAACACCGACATCGGCCCCCAGGGCAATGGCGAGCGCTGGGAAGATGCGCGTCGCCTGCTGCAGACCAACGTGGTGGGCACCTTCGGCATGGCGCATCATCTGGCCATGGCGATGAAGGCGCGGGGCAGCGGCCAGCTGGTGCTGCTCAGCTCGCTTGCCGCCTGGCACGGCCTGGCACTCACGCCGAGTTACAGCGGCAGCAAGGCGGCGGTGAAGGCCTACGGGGAAGGACTGAGAAGCTGGCTGAAGCCGTTCGGGGTCGGCGTGACGGTGGTGATGCCCGGCTATGTCACCTCCCCGATGTGCGAGGCGATGCCGGGCCCCAAACCCTTCGAGATGCCCGCCGAGCAAGCCGCACGCCGCATTCTCAAGGGTGCGGCACGCAACCGGGCCCGCATCAGCTTCCCCTTCCCGCTCAATTTCGGCTGCTGGTGGCTCAGCGTGCTGCCAGCCGGTATCTCACAGCGTCTGCTGGGATGGTTCAATTACACTCACTGA
- a CDS encoding LTA synthase family protein, which produces MEFVIAFVSFMVWPLLAGLLVTLVLEHLILRQMDSAPVVFWRRSWSAQLAHVGYWCASWALCTLITQRPWFSVVVVNALWLVVLQVSHTKYVSLREPFLSQDFEYFTDAIKHPRLYIPFFGIGLTIAALCAGALAIGTGLWLEPALGFSARYADDTGAWLVPLIALLLASGAMTYALGNRLTRDIMLFPEYDLRERGMVAYLLAYARLARRPLMPDHDPLQAAGQTAREALEAIGNEDAPGCLPHVVSVQSESFFDARRVYPKVRDDLLPNLDRCHFTALSQGLPCGRLAVPAWGANTVRTETAFLTGLTAEQLGVHMFNPYHQLARRDVSNLAASYKALGYRTLCIHPYPGTFYLRNQVLKRMGFDEFLDIAHFSDADRCGQYISDAAVAAKVEDCLLAAGDTPLFIQVITMENHGPLHLETLDTARLSEWHDGDLPDNCQELGIYLRHLVNADAMIGQLTTALSRLPRGGLLCFYGDHVPIMPEVYATLGEPNGVTDGFIWSSALPESDDTARQTMATVRDEDPELMEWALDCDGPFKTDEQCRKGDPRVTNIDTLGSALLEATARHARHSAATQKFRSLS; this is translated from the coding sequence ATGGAGTTTGTCATTGCGTTCGTGTCTTTCATGGTCTGGCCGCTGCTGGCAGGGCTGCTGGTCACGCTGGTGCTGGAGCATCTGATCCTGCGCCAGATGGACTCGGCACCGGTGGTCTTCTGGCGCCGGTCCTGGAGCGCCCAGCTCGCCCATGTGGGGTATTGGTGCGCGAGCTGGGCGCTCTGCACCCTGATCACGCAACGCCCGTGGTTTTCCGTGGTGGTCGTCAATGCCCTGTGGCTGGTGGTGCTGCAGGTCAGTCACACCAAATACGTCTCGCTGCGTGAGCCTTTCCTGAGCCAGGACTTCGAGTATTTTACCGACGCCATCAAGCATCCCCGGCTGTATATCCCCTTCTTCGGCATCGGCCTGACGATTGCCGCCCTCTGCGCCGGCGCACTGGCGATCGGGACGGGTCTGTGGCTGGAACCCGCACTGGGGTTCTCTGCGCGCTACGCCGATGACACCGGCGCCTGGCTGGTACCGCTGATCGCCCTGCTGCTGGCGAGCGGCGCCATGACCTATGCGCTCGGCAATCGACTGACTCGAGACATCATGCTGTTCCCGGAATATGACCTGCGTGAGCGCGGCATGGTCGCCTACCTGTTGGCATACGCTCGCCTGGCCCGTCGCCCGCTGATGCCGGATCACGATCCCCTGCAGGCCGCCGGGCAGACGGCGCGTGAGGCGCTGGAGGCGATCGGCAACGAAGATGCACCAGGCTGTCTGCCCCACGTGGTGAGCGTTCAGAGCGAATCCTTCTTCGATGCGCGCCGCGTCTACCCCAAGGTGCGCGATGACCTGCTGCCGAATCTGGACCGCTGTCACTTCACCGCCCTGTCTCAGGGGCTGCCCTGCGGACGACTGGCCGTACCGGCCTGGGGCGCCAATACCGTGCGCACCGAGACGGCCTTCCTCACCGGCCTGACCGCCGAGCAGCTCGGCGTGCACATGTTCAACCCCTACCACCAGCTGGCCAGGCGTGATGTCTCCAACCTGGCCGCCAGCTACAAGGCGCTGGGCTATCGCACCCTGTGCATCCACCCGTATCCGGGCACCTTCTATCTGCGCAATCAGGTGCTCAAGCGCATGGGCTTCGATGAATTCCTCGACATCGCGCACTTCAGCGATGCCGACAGGTGTGGTCAGTACATCAGCGATGCCGCCGTGGCCGCCAAGGTGGAAGACTGTCTGCTGGCCGCGGGCGATACCCCGTTGTTCATCCAGGTGATCACCATGGAGAATCACGGGCCGCTGCATCTGGAGACATTGGACACGGCTCGCCTGTCGGAGTGGCATGACGGCGATCTGCCGGACAACTGTCAGGAACTCGGCATCTATCTGCGTCACCTGGTGAACGCCGATGCGATGATCGGCCAGCTGACCACGGCGCTTTCCAGACTGCCGCGCGGCGGGCTGCTGTGTTTCTATGGGGATCACGTACCGATCATGCCCGAGGTCTACGCGACCCTGGGAGAACCCAATGGCGTGACCGATGGCTTCATCTGGTCCAGCGCCCTGCCGGAATCCGACGACACCGCGCGCCAGACCATGGCGACCGTGCGCGACGAGGACCCGGAGCTGATGGAGTGGGCCCTCGACTGCGATGGGCCTTTCAAGACTGACGAGCAATGCCGCAAGGGCGACCCGCGCGTCACCAATATCGACACATTAGGAAGTGCGCTGCTGGAGGCGACCGCCCGTCATGCTCGCCACAGCGCCGCGACTCAGAAGTTCAGGAGCCTCTCATGA
- the cysD gene encoding sulfate adenylyltransferase subunit CysD — protein sequence MTASSTAEKLGITPERQTHLKQLEAESIHIIREVAAEFSNPVMLYSIGKDSAVMLHLARKAFAPGVPPFPLMHVNTTWKFQEMIKFRDEMAAEVGMELIEHINQEGVEANINPFEHGSAKYTDIMKTQSLKQALDKHGFDAAFGGARRDEEASRAKERVYSFRDQYHRWDPKNQRPELWNIYNSKINKGESIRVFPLSNWTELDIWQYIYLESIKIVPLYYSAVRPVVKRDGLDIMVDDDRLPLKEGEVPEMKSVRFRTLGCYPLTGAVESTAATLPEIIQEMLLTRTSERSGRAIDHDQAGSMEKKKREGYF from the coding sequence ATGACAGCATCGTCCACGGCTGAAAAACTCGGTATCACACCGGAACGTCAGACCCACCTCAAGCAGCTCGAGGCCGAGTCCATCCACATCATTCGTGAAGTGGCGGCCGAGTTCTCCAATCCGGTCATGCTCTACTCCATCGGCAAGGACTCCGCCGTGATGCTGCATCTGGCGCGCAAGGCCTTCGCGCCGGGCGTGCCGCCGTTCCCCCTGATGCACGTCAACACCACCTGGAAATTCCAGGAGATGATCAAGTTCCGCGATGAGATGGCCGCGGAAGTCGGCATGGAACTGATCGAGCACATCAATCAGGAAGGTGTCGAGGCGAACATCAACCCGTTCGAGCACGGCAGCGCCAAGTACACCGACATCATGAAGACCCAATCGCTGAAGCAGGCGCTGGACAAGCATGGTTTCGATGCGGCCTTCGGCGGTGCGCGTCGTGACGAGGAAGCTTCACGCGCGAAAGAACGTGTCTACTCCTTCCGTGACCAGTACCACCGCTGGGACCCCAAGAATCAGCGTCCGGAGCTGTGGAACATCTACAACTCCAAGATCAACAAGGGCGAGTCCATCCGCGTCTTCCCGCTCTCCAACTGGACCGAGCTGGACATCTGGCAGTACATCTATCTTGAATCCATCAAGATCGTGCCGCTCTACTACTCCGCCGTGCGTCCGGTGGTGAAGCGTGACGGCCTCGACATCATGGTCGATGACGACCGTCTGCCGCTCAAGGAAGGCGAAGTGCCGGAGATGAAGTCCGTGCGCTTCCGCACCCTGGGCTGCTATCCGCTGACCGGCGCCGTGGAATCCACCGCCGCGACCCTGCCGGAAATCATCCAGGAAATGCTGCTGACCCGTACCAGCGAGCGCTCCGGTCGTGCCATCGATCACGATCAGGCAGGCTCCATGGAGAAGAAGAAGCGCGAAGGCTATTTCTAA